Part of the Streptomyces antimycoticus genome, CGTCAGCCGCAGCACTTCCTGGTCGGCCTCGGCGAGCCGGGCCAGCGCCTCCAGCACCCAGGAACCCGGCCGCTCCGCGTCCGGGCTCGCCACGGTCCGCCCACCGCGCGTCACCTCGTGGTGTCCCAGCTTGGCCAGCAGCCTGCGGTAACGGCCCTTGCCGCGCACGGTGTTGGCCAGACAGTGCCGGGCCACCCCGTACAGCCACGGCAGCGGTGACTCGGGCAGTTCGGCCCGGCGCCGCCAGGCCACCGCGAAGACCTCGGCGACCACCTCCTCGACCTCCCATGCCTGGTCGTCCAGCCGCCGTGCCACAAAACGGCTGACCGCCCAGTAATGCTCACGGTAGGCGGCGTCGAAGGCGTCGTCGGTGCTCATGATCCGAAGGTGTCCGGCACACCTCGGATCATCACACCCCGGAGCGAGAAATAGGCAACAGCTCTCGCGGTGACGGTTCGAGGAGTGCCGGACACCTAGCGGTCATGAGGAACAACACCGTTGTCGCGGCGGCGCCGGCCGCCCCGCCGTCGCGCCGCCCCGGCCCAGGGTCCACGGCCGTCAGATGGCTGACCACTACCGATCACAAGACGATCGGCACGCTCTACCTGATCACCTCGTTCGCCTTCTTCTGCATCGGCGGGGTGATGGCGCTGCTGATGCGCGCCGAACTGGCCCGGCCGGGTTTGCAGATCATGTCGAACGAGCAGTTCAACCAGGCGTTCACGATGCATGGCACGATCATGCTGCTGATGTTCGCGACCCCGCTGTTCGCGGGGTTCGCCAACTGGATCATGCCGCTGCAGATCGGTGCGCCCGATGTGGCGTTCCCGCGGCTGAACATGTTCGCGTACTGGCTGTATCTCTTCGGCTCGCTGATCGCGGTGGGCGGGTTCCTGACCCCGCAGGGCGCGGCCGACTTCGGCTGGTTCGCCTACTCCCCGCTGTCGGACGCGGTGCGCTCGCCGGGGGTGGGCGCGGACATGTGGATCATGGGTCTGGCCCTCTCCGGCTTCGGTACCATCCTCGGCTCGGTCAACTTCATCACCACGATCATCTGCATGCGCGCTCCGGGCATGACGATGTTCCGTATGCCGATCTTCACCTGGAATGTGCTGCTGACCGGTGTACTGGTGCTGCTGGCCTTCCCGGTGCTGGCCGCCGCGCTGTTCGCCCTGGAGGCGGACCGCCAATTCGGCGCGCATGTCTTCGACGCGGCCAATGGCGGGGCGCTGCTCTGGCAGCATCTCTTCTGGTTCTTCGGCCATCCGGAGGTCTATATCATCGCCCTGCCGTTCTTCGGCATCATCTCCGAGGTCATTCCGGTCTTCTCCCGGAAGCCGATGTTCGGCTATATCTCGCTCATCGCGGCGACGATTTCCATCGCGGGCCTTTCGGTCACCGTCTGGGCGCACCACATGTATGTCACCGGCGGTGTGCTGCTGCCGTTCTTCTCCTTCATGACGTTCCTGATCGCGGTGCCCACCGGTATCAAGTTCTTCAACTGGATCGGCACGATGTGGAAGGGGTCGCTGAGCTTCGAGACGCCGATGCTCTGGGCGATCGGCTTCCTCATCACCTTCGTCTTCGGCGGTCTGACCGGCGTGATCCTGGCCTCGCCGCCGATGGACTTCCATGTCTCGGACACCTACTTCGTGGTGGCCCACTTCCACTACGTCATCTTCGGGACCGTGGTCTTCGCGATGTTCGCCGGATTCCACTTCTGGTGGCCCAAGTTCACCGGCAAGATGCTCGACGAGCGGCTGGGAAAGATCACCTTCTGGACCCTCTTCCTCGGCTTCCACGGCACGTTCCTGGTGCAGCACTGGCTGGGCGCCGAGGGAATGCTCCGTAGAATTCCCGACTACCTGGCGGCCGACGGCTTCACCACCCTGAACACCATCTCGACCATCAGCTCCTTCGTCCTCGGCCTGTCGTTCCTGCCGTTCCTCTACAACGTCTGGAAGACTGCCAAGTACGGCGAGAAGGTCGTCACCGACGACCCCTGGGGATATGGCCGTTCCCTGGAATGGGCGACCTCCTGCCCGCCGCCGCGCCATAACTTCGTCAGCCTGCCGAAGATCCGTTCCGAATCCCCCGCGTTCGATCTGCACCATCCCGATGTCGGCCAGAAGGAGAGTGTGGCGTGAGTATGGCCAGAGCCGCCGAGCCCCCCGGTATCGCCGCCGGAATCAACCAGATCGAGGGCTATCTGCTGCTGCAGACGGAGCGGGACGCGGCCCGGGAGCGGGCCCGCCGCCTCACCGCGCGGCTCGACTGGCTGACCTCCGCCCAGCGGGCGGAGGTCGAGCGGCTCTACCTCCAGGACCAGCTGGCCGTCACCGAGCAGACCCTGCGCAAGGTGGTGCGGCGCTGTGAGGAGCTGCGGGCGGAGTACCAGGAGGTCTACCGCACGCTGCGGCGCCGGCTGCTCCTGGTCTGCCTCCTCGGGGCCGCGACCCTGGCCGGCGGCTTCGCTGCCGCCCTCACCGTCCGGTAGGCCCCGCCTGGGCCGGGTTCGGAATCACCCCGGATTCGGCGCCGAAGTCGAACCAGGCCGCGGGCGCATGGCGAAGCGCCTGGTCGGTGTAGTCGCTCCAGAGGTCGGCGACCCGCTGGGCACTGGCGTTCTTCAGCGGGATCTGCTTGCGCTTCTCGGCGTCCTCGCCGAAGAGGGCGACCGCGGTGACCAGGTCCGGGGTGTAACCGACGTACCAGGCCGCCCTCTTGTCGTCGGAGACCCCGCCCTTGCCCGCCGAGGGCCGCCTGACGGCGCGTACCGCGTCCTTGCCGCCGTCCATGAGGAGATTCCGGGTGACCTGCTGGGCCGCCGCCGGGGCGATCGCCCGATCGCCCACCGCCTTCGGCAGCCCGGCCGTCTCGTCGCCGCGCCGTGCGGACTTCACGATGCTCGGGGTGACCCGCTCGCCTTGGTGGTTGAACGAGGCGTAGACACCGGCCATCTTCAGCGGGCTCGAACCCATCAGCCCCAGCCCGACCGACTCCTTGGTGCCGAAGCCGCCGTCGGTGTCCATGCCGAGGGCCCGGGCGGTGCGCTTGATCTCGGGCAGTCCGCCGGCGGCGGGTCCGTTGCGCATCTTGGCGTCCATGACGGCGGCATCGGTGACCGGCTGGAAGGCGGAGCCCACCTGGTAGTCGCCGCGGGTCGCGTTGGACAGATAGTGCCGGGTGTAGTCCCGGCCGCCGTAGAGCGCGAGGATCCGCCCGTTCTTCGGGTCCACCGAGACCGCGCCGCCCTGGGTGGCGGCGGCGTCCGCACGGGCCTGCTTCTCCTCGGCGGAACCGGCCGCCCGGGATTTCCCCTTGGCGGGGCCGTCGAGGCCCTGCCGCATCGTCTTCTCCAGCGCACGCTGCTTGGCCGGGTCGACGTTGAGGGTGATGGTCCAGCCGCCCGCGGCGAGTTCCTGCTCGCTGACGCCCGAGGCGATCAGCTCATTGCGGGCCGCGTCCACGAGATAGCCGGCCTGGCCGCCGAGACCGGGGGCGGGCTTGGGGTCGACCGGCACGGGGAAGCGCATGTGCTTGCGCTGCGCGGGGTCCAGCCAGTGCATGTCGACCATGTTGTCCAGCACGTAGTTCCAGCGCCGGGTGACCAGACGCTTGGCCTTCGGGCTCGCGACGGCCCAGTCGTACTGGCTGGGGGCCTGCACCAGCGCCGCCAGATACGCGCCCTGCTCGACCGTGAGGTCGTCGACGTCCTTGTCGTAGTACGCGCGGGCGGCGGCCTGGATCCCGTAGGCCACGCGGCCGAAGTAGCTGGTGTTCAGATACCCCGCGAGGATGTCCTCCTTGGAGTTGCGCCGGTCGACCTTGAGGGAGATCACCAGCTCCTTGATCTTGCGGCTGGCGGTCTGTTCCTGGCTCAGGTAGTAGTTCTTGACGTACTGCTGGGTGATGGTCGACCCGCCCTGGGTGCCCTTGCCGGCCACGGTGTTGACCAGCCCTCGCAGAATGCCCATCGGGTCCACGCCCGAGTCCTTGTAGAAGGACTTGTTCTCCGCCGCGACGAACGCGTGCTGCACGCCCGTGGGGATCCGGTCGAGGGTGACCATCTCGCGGTTGATCTCACCGGTGCGGGCGAGGATCGTGCCGTCGCTGTACTTGTAGATGTTGCTCTGCGCCTTCGCCTGGGCGTTGGCCTTGGGAACGTCGATGGAGTAGTAGAGCACGGTGAACGCCCCGATCAGCAGGGCGCACAGGGCGGCCACATAGGCGATCAGC contains:
- a CDS encoding RNA polymerase sigma factor, with amino-acid sequence MSTDDAFDAAYREHYWAVSRFVARRLDDQAWEVEEVVAEVFAVAWRRRAELPESPLPWLYGVARHCLANTVRGKGRYRRLLAKLGHHEVTRGGRTVASPDAERPGSWVLEALARLAEADQEVLRLTVWEELTVEELSTVLGCGRSAAAMRLHRARRRLREQIETLRRDDRVSLGCTSGKSDMADWADRADKAHKGGHA
- the ctaD gene encoding aa3-type cytochrome oxidase subunit I, with protein sequence MRNNTVVAAAPAAPPSRRPGPGSTAVRWLTTTDHKTIGTLYLITSFAFFCIGGVMALLMRAELARPGLQIMSNEQFNQAFTMHGTIMLLMFATPLFAGFANWIMPLQIGAPDVAFPRLNMFAYWLYLFGSLIAVGGFLTPQGAADFGWFAYSPLSDAVRSPGVGADMWIMGLALSGFGTILGSVNFITTIICMRAPGMTMFRMPIFTWNVLLTGVLVLLAFPVLAAALFALEADRQFGAHVFDAANGGALLWQHLFWFFGHPEVYIIALPFFGIISEVIPVFSRKPMFGYISLIAATISIAGLSVTVWAHHMYVTGGVLLPFFSFMTFLIAVPTGIKFFNWIGTMWKGSLSFETPMLWAIGFLITFVFGGLTGVILASPPMDFHVSDTYFVVAHFHYVIFGTVVFAMFAGFHFWWPKFTGKMLDERLGKITFWTLFLGFHGTFLVQHWLGAEGMLRRIPDYLAADGFTTLNTISTISSFVLGLSFLPFLYNVWKTAKYGEKVVTDDPWGYGRSLEWATSCPPPRHNFVSLPKIRSESPAFDLHHPDVGQKESVA
- a CDS encoding transglycosylase domain-containing protein, encoding MAGPLTALRERFTPDSEQAPRDTRPPGRQRGARRRGKPKRTGIRRFFTWRKLIAYVAALCALLIGAFTVLYYSIDVPKANAQAKAQSNIYKYSDGTILARTGEINREMVTLDRIPTGVQHAFVAAENKSFYKDSGVDPMGILRGLVNTVAGKGTQGGSTITQQYVKNYYLSQEQTASRKIKELVISLKVDRRNSKEDILAGYLNTSYFGRVAYGIQAAARAYYDKDVDDLTVEQGAYLAALVQAPSQYDWAVASPKAKRLVTRRWNYVLDNMVDMHWLDPAQRKHMRFPVPVDPKPAPGLGGQAGYLVDAARNELIASGVSEQELAAGGWTITLNVDPAKQRALEKTMRQGLDGPAKGKSRAAGSAEEKQARADAAATQGGAVSVDPKNGRILALYGGRDYTRHYLSNATRGDYQVGSAFQPVTDAAVMDAKMRNGPAAGGLPEIKRTARALGMDTDGGFGTKESVGLGLMGSSPLKMAGVYASFNHQGERVTPSIVKSARRGDETAGLPKAVGDRAIAPAAAQQVTRNLLMDGGKDAVRAVRRPSAGKGGVSDDKRAAWYVGYTPDLVTAVALFGEDAEKRKQIPLKNASAQRVADLWSDYTDQALRHAPAAWFDFGAESGVIPNPAQAGPTGR